Proteins encoded in a region of the Triticum dicoccoides isolate Atlit2015 ecotype Zavitan chromosome 3A, WEW_v2.0, whole genome shotgun sequence genome:
- the LOC119272749 gene encoding uncharacterized protein LOC119272749: MALSRRLLLLLSLVAAMTAVTGTAPEVIVTKCYPPPTPTGTTSEVIVTRCYPPPTPTVNGSGAFRGSLLPLLDALPSAAARTGFASLGAGGALARGFCFGDPAPDPCLRCLSDAGRKIVDQCGDAGRRAGFLNDGCFLGYADTNASSSARADDDIGAVTFFGDAVPRLDDADVQKLVTVAQSLVPRSANGQLPTVNATATASNGDTVRVLAQCATDRAVAECAQCLRDSALHIARSWEPAAGDVQGSVAAVLGSNCYLRFEISAPPLPLGEHTRRLIKENVALTA; the protein is encoded by the exons ATGGCGCtctcccgccgcctcctcctcctcctctccctcgtcgcCGCCATGACGGCGGTCACCGGCACCGCCCCCGAGGTCATCGTGACCAAGTGCTACCCGCCGCCGACGCCCACCGGCACCACCTCCGAGGTCATCGTGACCAGGTGCTACCCACCGCCGACGCCCACCGTCAACGGCAGCGGCGCGTTCCGCGGCAGTCTCCTCCCGCTCCTCGACGCCCTCCCCTCTGCCGCCGCGCGGACGGGCTTCGCCTCGCTGGGGGCCGGCGGCGCGCTCGCCCGCGGCTTCTGCTTTGGCGACCCCGCGCCTGACCCGTGCCTCCGCTGCCTGTCCGACGCCGGCAGAAAGATCGTCGACCAGTGCGGCGACGCCGGCCGACGCGCGGGCTTCCTGAACGACGGCTGCTTCCTGGGCTACGCCGACACCAACGCTTCCTCCTCCGCCCGCGCGGACGACGACATCGGCGCGGTGACCTTCTTCGGGGACGCCGTCCCGCGCCTCGACGACGCCGACGTGCAGAAGCTCGTGACCGTGGCGCAGTCCCTGGTCCCGCGGTCCGCGAACGGCCAGCTGCCCACCGTCAACGCGACCGCCACGGCGAGCAACGGCGACACGGTGCGCGTGCTGGCACAGTGCGCGACGGACCGCGCCGTGGCGGAGTGCGCCCAATGCCTGCGGGACTCGGCGCTGCATATTGCCAGGAGCTGGGAGCCCGCCGCCGGCGACGTGCAAGGAAGCGTGGCCGCCGTCCTCGGTTCCAACTGCTACCTCCGCTTCGAGATATCGGCACCGCCGCTGCCCCTGGGAGAGCATACCC GGAGATTGATAAAGGAGAACGTCGCCCTGACCGCCTGA